From the Limosilactobacillus panis genome, one window contains:
- the ltrA gene encoding group II intron reverse transcriptase/maturase: MRQSQKTETQADRLSRIGLENRKYTRARSTDYGEGKGMSVTIQDLVLDRNNLNQAYLRVKRNKGAAGIDDMTVNDLLPYLRENKTELITNLREGNYKPAPVKRVEIPKPNGGVRKLGIPTVVDRLVQQAVAQVLTPIFERVFSDNSFGFRPHRGAQDAIAKVVKLYNQGYRRVVDLDLKAYFDNVNHDLMIKYLQQYIDDPWTLRLIRKFLTSGILDHGLFVRSDKGTPQGGPLSPLLANIYLNELDKELTRRGHHFVRYADDCNIYVKSQRAGERVMRSITQFLEKRLKVKVNPDKTKIGSPLRLKFLGFSLGVDRNGAYARPAKQSQQRVKQALRLLTKRNRGVSLTKMFEEIHQKMRGWLQYYSIGKLANFIHRLDQWLRARIRQYIWKQWKKFKTKVVHLQKLGLSYHDAFVFASTRKGYWRTAHSKTLNYSLTNRKLEHLGLINMSKTLQLIQK, from the coding sequence GTGCGACAATCGCAGAAAACAGAAACACAAGCTGACCGCTTGTCGAGGATAGGTTTGGAAAACCGAAAGTACACAAGGGCGCGTAGTACCGATTATGGTGAAGGTAAAGGTATGAGTGTCACTATCCAAGACTTAGTCTTGGATCGCAATAACCTTAATCAGGCTTATTTGCGAGTTAAGAGAAATAAAGGAGCGGCGGGTATTGACGATATGACTGTCAATGACCTTCTGCCCTACCTCAGGGAAAATAAAACGGAATTAATCACCAACCTACGTGAGGGCAATTATAAGCCAGCACCGGTTAAACGAGTGGAAATTCCCAAGCCCAACGGTGGAGTGAGAAAACTAGGGATACCAACGGTAGTGGACCGCCTGGTCCAACAAGCAGTTGCCCAGGTACTCACGCCCATCTTTGAGCGAGTTTTCTCTGACAATAGTTTTGGTTTCCGCCCTCATCGTGGAGCCCAAGACGCAATCGCAAAGGTAGTTAAGCTATATAATCAAGGTTATCGACGGGTAGTTGATTTAGACCTTAAGGCCTATTTTGATAATGTCAACCATGATTTGATGATTAAATACCTCCAACAATATATTGATGACCCATGGACACTAAGACTTATCCGTAAGTTTTTGACTAGCGGAATCTTGGACCACGGGCTGTTCGTTAGGAGCGACAAAGGAACTCCGCAAGGAGGACCACTATCGCCACTGCTAGCGAATATCTATTTAAATGAGTTGGATAAAGAGCTGACCAGACGTGGTCACCACTTTGTGCGCTACGCGGACGATTGTAACATCTATGTTAAAAGTCAGCGGGCCGGAGAACGAGTAATGCGTAGTATTACTCAGTTTCTTGAAAAGCGATTGAAAGTTAAAGTTAATCCAGATAAAACCAAAATTGGTAGTCCCTTGAGGTTGAAGTTTCTTGGCTTCTCACTCGGTGTAGACCGTAATGGTGCCTATGCCCGACCAGCCAAACAATCACAACAACGAGTAAAACAAGCATTGAGGCTTCTAACTAAGCGTAATCGGGGTGTTTCTCTTACCAAGATGTTTGAAGAAATCCACCAAAAGATGCGTGGCTGGCTTCAGTATTACTCAATTGGGAAGTTAGCCAATTTTATTCACCGCCTTGATCAATGGTTAAGAGCACGAATAAGACAATATATCTGGAAGCAATGGAAGAAATTCAAAACTAAAGTTGTACACCTACAGAAGTTAGGTTTGTCTTATCATGATGCGTTCGTCTTCGCTAGTACCCGAAAGGGTTACTGGCGAACTGCACACAGTAAGACACTAAATTATTCTCTAACAAATAGAAAACTGGAGCACCTTGGACTAATAAATATGTCCAAGACGCTCCAGTTAATTCAAAAGTGA
- the moaC gene encoding cyclic pyranopterin monophosphate synthase MoaC, with the protein MADKLTHFNDQDRARMVDVTAKKVTARFARATGQIHMHPTTLQQITAGHIKKGDVLAVAQVSGIMAAKRTAESIPMCHLIPLTGVDIHFHDNGHDTITADAVVKTKHVTGVEIEALLAIQTTLLTIYDMCKAIDRGMVIDDVHLVEKDGGKSGHFIFAQPDN; encoded by the coding sequence ATGGCAGATAAGCTTACCCACTTTAATGACCAGGACCGGGCCCGCATGGTTGACGTGACCGCTAAAAAGGTGACGGCGCGCTTTGCTCGAGCAACCGGTCAGATTCATATGCACCCGACTACCCTCCAGCAAATTACCGCTGGCCACATTAAAAAAGGCGACGTCCTGGCCGTCGCCCAAGTGTCCGGAATTATGGCGGCAAAACGGACCGCCGAATCAATCCCCATGTGCCACTTGATTCCTTTGACCGGGGTCGACATTCATTTTCATGACAATGGTCATGATACGATTACTGCTGATGCAGTAGTTAAGACGAAGCATGTCACCGGCGTGGAAATTGAAGCACTATTAGCTATTCAAACCACCTTATTAACAATTTATGACATGTGTAAAGCGATTGACCGGGGAATGGTTATTGATGATGTTCACCTAGTCGAAAAAGACGGTGGCAAAAGTGGCCACTTCATTTTTGCCCAACCAGATAACTAG
- a CDS encoding LacI family DNA-binding transcriptional regulator, with the protein MNQRVTIGDVAKAAGVSGTTVSRIINGHYEKMRLATRQRVEAVIKELHFIPTASAQRLSQRQGHVIGVLVGDIANPFSSLLAKGIDDILKQAGYDILLMNTNNPLETEKRALQRLYQQQVDGIIVQPNSGHFSQFSGLLRAQIPLEIVDQEVWDLPASVGTVTSANQDACYQLGRILLNHGYHNILAISAHFAEASGQIPRIAGLETAANDFGLSYHNIETRGHGRDWLARTFTHQLAQLSGRTAVISLMGPVLFDLLSIFKKHHLTFPQDFGLVSFDDWEWSQYVGDGIFLLKQDMELMGNYAAKRLLKSMATIPPAAQRFCPLKPSFAPQFNFSINY; encoded by the coding sequence ATGAACCAGCGTGTAACCATTGGCGACGTTGCTAAAGCGGCCGGCGTTTCCGGTACAACAGTTTCACGGATTATTAATGGCCACTATGAAAAAATGCGCCTTGCTACTCGTCAGCGGGTCGAAGCCGTTATTAAAGAACTCCATTTTATACCGACCGCCTCTGCACAACGTCTTAGCCAAAGACAAGGCCACGTAATCGGCGTTTTAGTTGGTGACATTGCTAACCCCTTTTCATCCCTCCTCGCCAAGGGGATCGATGACATACTTAAGCAAGCCGGCTACGATATTTTATTAATGAATACGAACAACCCCCTTGAGACCGAAAAGCGGGCTTTACAACGCCTTTACCAGCAGCAAGTTGACGGAATCATCGTTCAACCAAACTCAGGGCACTTTAGCCAATTTAGTGGACTATTAAGAGCCCAGATACCACTGGAAATTGTTGACCAGGAAGTATGGGACCTCCCCGCCAGCGTCGGCACAGTCACCAGTGCCAATCAAGATGCCTGTTACCAACTGGGCCGCATCTTGCTTAACCATGGCTACCATAATATTCTTGCCATCAGTGCTCACTTTGCAGAAGCTTCTGGCCAAATTCCACGCATTGCGGGCCTTGAGACGGCTGCAAATGACTTCGGTCTTTCCTACCATAATATCGAAACGCGGGGCCATGGTCGTGATTGGCTTGCGCGCACGTTTACCCACCAATTAGCCCAACTAAGCGGGCGGACCGCCGTCATCTCATTAATGGGCCCCGTTCTCTTTGATCTCTTGAGTATTTTTAAAAAACACCATTTAACCTTTCCTCAGGATTTCGGTCTGGTCAGCTTTGATGACTGGGAATGGTCGCAGTATGTTGGGGATGGGATCTTCCTTTTGAAGCAGGATATGGAGTTGATGGGTAACTATGCGGCTAAGCGCTTGCTCAAATCAATGGCCACCATTCCACCAGCGGCACAACGCTTTTGCCCGTTGAAACCGTCTTTTGCCCCTCAATTTAACTTCTCAATCAATTACTAA
- a CDS encoding transposase, giving the protein MVNPQWEYFKSKARESLSNSNTYSRRKYDVETVFGNLKAYLGFKRFTVRGLKKAKRQIGIALMALKSSRR; this is encoded by the coding sequence ATGGTGAACCCACAGTGGGAATATTTTAAGTCGAAAGCTCGCGAGTCGCTTTCAAATTCCAACACTTACTCCCGTCGTAAGTACGATGTAGAGACTGTTTTTGGTAACTTGAAGGCTTATTTGGGTTTTAAAAGATTCACAGTACGTGGTCTTAAGAAAGCCAAAAGACAAATTGGGATTGCTTTAATGGCATTAAAATCGAGTAGGAGGTAA
- a CDS encoding IS3 family transposase, producing MDQIRAEQSQRPKEQRFTTGEILRTIQLPKATYYDERQRIAHPSTKYARVKQVILKIVEEGRVRGRSTYGYRRVKAKLEELGIHLADTTVESLMHQLGVQVSMYNRHRNHQYHSYKGHVGTTADNLLEQTFNETNPYQVIHTDVSQIKLANKQWAYISVMIDEASKEVLAFQVSDSPNRLLIMNTLEQLENQLPATATPIIHSDQGWHYQLPYYIQRLKNHHFVQSMSRKGNCLDNAPVESFFHLFKTELLNGFPPCKNLSEFKQSATQYVHYFNYERISLKTKGMTPVEYRNHALAA from the coding sequence GTGGATCAGATCAGGGCAGAACAATCACAGCGTCCAAAAGAACAACGCTTTACCACTGGCGAAATTTTGCGAACAATTCAATTACCTAAGGCTACTTATTATGATGAGCGCCAACGGATTGCCCATCCATCCACTAAGTATGCTCGTGTAAAACAAGTCATTCTTAAGATTGTGGAAGAAGGCCGTGTTCGTGGTCGATCAACCTACGGTTATCGACGAGTTAAAGCAAAATTAGAAGAACTAGGAATTCATTTAGCAGACACGACAGTTGAGTCATTGATGCATCAATTAGGTGTTCAAGTTAGTATGTATAATCGTCATCGCAATCATCAGTATCACTCATATAAGGGTCATGTGGGTACCACCGCGGACAATTTACTTGAGCAAACTTTCAACGAAACGAATCCGTATCAGGTTATTCACACTGACGTTAGTCAAATTAAGCTGGCTAATAAACAGTGGGCTTATATCTCAGTCATGATTGATGAAGCCAGTAAGGAAGTCTTGGCCTTTCAAGTCAGTGATAGTCCCAATCGTTTATTAATTATGAACACCCTAGAACAATTAGAGAATCAGTTACCAGCCACCGCAACCCCAATTATCCATTCTGATCAAGGATGGCACTATCAACTTCCATACTACATTCAACGGCTTAAAAATCATCATTTTGTACAAAGTATGTCCCGTAAGGGCAACTGTTTGGATAATGCCCCCGTAGAAAGCTTTTTCCATCTTTTCAAAACCGAACTACTTAACGGTTTTCCACCGTGCAAGAATTTGTCAGAATTTAAGCAGTCAGCTACACAATATGTTCACTATTTCAACTATGAACGAATCTCTTTAAAAACTAAAGGCATGACCCCCGTTGAATATCGGAATCATGCCCTAGCAGCTTAA
- a CDS encoding cupredoxin domain-containing protein — translation MVKVFVLIIGIILIALIAWWFFGKHEQAAQSAQVKDNGQKATVVVNGGYSPSTVVLKKGVPGQVDFDMRDHTACLSHVVFDSLGVNKDLTKQKITTVKIPTDKAGEFNFACGMDMFHGKVVVK, via the coding sequence ATGGTTAAGGTATTCGTATTGATAATTGGTATTATCTTGATTGCACTGATTGCTTGGTGGTTCTTTGGTAAGCATGAACAGGCAGCCCAGAGCGCCCAGGTAAAGGATAATGGTCAAAAGGCCACGGTGGTAGTTAATGGTGGTTACTCACCATCAACGGTTGTCTTAAAGAAGGGGGTTCCTGGCCAGGTTGATTTTGACATGCGCGACCACACAGCCTGCTTATCCCATGTCGTTTTTGATTCTTTAGGGGTAAATAAGGACCTTACTAAGCAAAAGATTACCACGGTAAAGATTCCAACTGATAAGGCTGGTGAATTTAACTTTGCCTGTGGGATGGATATGTTCCACGGAAAGGTGGTTGTTAAGTAA
- a CDS encoding helix-turn-helix domain-containing protein: MSKYSSELKSQIVSEYLAGNPTAESSNNYHVSKKRINKWVQLFRMNGSQALKRRRHKRVFTQDFKLNVINYYQTHEESLAEVGAKFDLLPTQVSYWVNIFQRDGIEALKPHQKGRPPKVNKKHNPKHIRHLAERNELDRLKEELAKKNQELHEAKLELEITKKSLALFGPSKHAPKHK, translated from the coding sequence ATGTCAAAATATTCTTCAGAATTAAAATCACAGATTGTTAGTGAATATTTAGCTGGTAACCCCACAGCTGAATCGTCTAACAATTACCATGTTTCAAAGAAACGCATCAATAAGTGGGTACAATTATTTAGGATGAATGGATCTCAAGCGCTAAAACGACGGCGTCATAAACGAGTATTTACACAAGATTTTAAGCTAAACGTGATAAACTACTACCAAACTCATGAGGAGTCATTAGCTGAGGTTGGAGCTAAGTTTGACCTGTTGCCTACACAAGTAAGTTATTGGGTCAATATTTTTCAACGTGACGGCATCGAAGCTTTGAAGCCTCATCAGAAAGGTAGGCCGCCAAAGGTGAATAAGAAGCATAATCCAAAACATATACGTCATTTGGCTGAGAGGAATGAACTCGACCGGCTCAAAGAAGAACTTGCCAAGAAGAATCAAGAGTTACATGAGGCCAAATTGGAGCTAGAAATCACAAAAAAATCTCTGGCCCTGTTCGGACCCTCAAAGCACGCGCCAAAACACAAATAG
- the moaA gene encoding GTP 3',8-cyclase MoaA has protein sequence MEQLYDHFQRKIDYLRLSVTDRCNLRCVYCMPAAGLDFFSQDKIMSQDEIVQLVQNFARLGVTKVRLTGGEPLLRRDLATIIYRIRQIPEITDISATTNGTALKYQAKDLKEAGLDRLNISLDTFDPEVYKKMTRGGNIKHVLQGIAAAERENFKIIKINTVVVRGENDQEIMDFINYTKDHKINVRFIEYMPIGQEISDWQQEYVPLTHIFDECHRAGLKYSPLTLPGNGPADNYQIAGYQGSFGLIHPISKRFCKSCDRIRITADGYVKACLYWNEELNIRPMINDFTAFKHVVQTALDNKPLNHQMAMKNPQQIISSAPTWRHMSQIGG, from the coding sequence ATGGAGCAGCTTTATGATCATTTTCAACGAAAAATTGATTATCTTCGGCTTTCGGTAACTGACCGGTGTAACTTACGGTGTGTTTATTGTATGCCCGCGGCCGGATTAGACTTTTTCTCCCAAGATAAGATTATGAGTCAGGACGAGATTGTCCAATTAGTCCAAAATTTTGCCCGATTAGGGGTTACAAAGGTGCGCTTGACTGGTGGCGAGCCATTGCTGCGGAGGGATTTAGCTACGATTATCTACCGAATTCGGCAAATTCCAGAAATAACTGATATTTCAGCTACAACTAACGGTACCGCCCTTAAGTACCAAGCAAAAGACCTTAAAGAAGCAGGATTAGATCGGCTAAATATTTCATTAGACACCTTTGACCCTGAGGTTTATAAGAAAATGACTCGTGGTGGTAATATTAAGCACGTTCTTCAAGGAATTGCGGCAGCTGAGCGGGAAAACTTTAAGATCATCAAGATCAATACAGTCGTCGTCCGGGGAGAAAACGATCAGGAGATAATGGACTTTATCAACTACACGAAGGATCATAAAATTAATGTGCGCTTTATTGAGTATATGCCTATTGGTCAAGAGATTAGTGATTGGCAACAGGAATATGTGCCATTAACGCACATCTTTGATGAATGTCACCGGGCCGGACTTAAATATTCACCGTTAACGTTACCGGGTAATGGGCCTGCAGATAACTACCAGATTGCCGGCTACCAGGGAAGCTTTGGGCTAATTCATCCCATCTCTAAACGGTTCTGCAAGTCGTGTGATCGAATTAGAATTACTGCAGATGGATACGTTAAAGCCTGTTTATATTGGAACGAAGAGCTAAATATTCGTCCAATGATAAATGATTTTACGGCGTTTAAACACGTTGTTCAAACGGCGTTAGACAACAAGCCGCTCAATCACCAGATGGCGATGAAAAATCCCCAGCAGATTATTAGTTCTGCGCCGACCTGGCGGCATATGAGTCAAATTGGTGGTTAA
- a CDS encoding copper-translocating P-type ATPase, whose product MRLSSTQRFWTSLVLAIPLLIQMVGMLFHWMMPGYNWVALVTTTLIMLVGALPYWKSAWAAFLHHNANMNTLVAVGTTIAYFYSLFAMVTGRPVYFESAAFITVFVLLGDMMEERMHDNASNALKKLLGLQVKDALVKRDGQFTCIPLADVKVGDLIQVKPGEKFPVDGEIASGTTTVDESMITGESIPVAKKVGDHVVGATINGRGTVTFKATKIGKDTMLAQIVEMVKKAQTSHAPIQHLTDKISGIFVPAVLIIAIATFIIWYVLLGASGVQAMLFAVSVVVIACPCALGLATPTALMVGTGRAAKMGVLIKNGEALETVNDIKTIIFDKTGTITEGKPRVTDIVGPKRQVLEVAASLEAASEHPLASAVMQRASDEGIQPQAVTNFQAIEGKGVAAELAGQPAFVGSNKLSVDYQVSSELKQRLSKLQAEAKTVIQVGLNQQVIGLLAIQDVPKTNAKQAIANLKVQGLRTVMLTGDNERVAQSIAQDVGIDDVIANVLPNEKAHYVEKFQKAGKVAFVGDGINDAPALTTADVGIAMGSGTDIAIDSGSIVLVQNDLRGVVRALEMSRKTFNRIKLNLFWALIYNVIGIPIAAGVFVSLGWILSPEIAALAMAFSSVSVVSSSLLLNKARIE is encoded by the coding sequence ATGCGTCTCTCGAGTACGCAACGTTTCTGGACATCATTGGTTCTGGCAATTCCCCTTCTTATTCAAATGGTGGGGATGCTTTTTCACTGGATGATGCCGGGGTATAACTGGGTGGCACTGGTAACGACAACCCTGATTATGCTGGTTGGGGCACTGCCGTACTGGAAGAGTGCCTGGGCAGCTTTCCTACACCATAATGCCAATATGAACACGTTGGTGGCTGTCGGAACGACAATCGCTTATTTCTATAGCCTCTTTGCGATGGTAACGGGGCGGCCAGTTTACTTTGAGAGTGCCGCCTTTATTACCGTTTTCGTCTTACTCGGCGATATGATGGAGGAACGGATGCACGATAACGCCTCCAACGCACTGAAGAAGCTTCTTGGTCTACAGGTCAAGGATGCGCTGGTTAAGCGGGATGGCCAATTTACCTGTATCCCCCTGGCGGATGTGAAGGTTGGTGACCTTATCCAGGTTAAACCCGGCGAGAAGTTCCCAGTTGATGGGGAAATCGCGAGCGGTACGACAACGGTCGACGAGTCGATGATTACTGGCGAGAGTATCCCGGTCGCCAAAAAGGTGGGTGACCACGTTGTTGGTGCCACAATCAATGGCCGGGGGACCGTCACTTTTAAAGCAACTAAGATTGGCAAGGATACGATGCTGGCACAGATCGTGGAGATGGTGAAGAAGGCCCAGACGAGTCATGCACCGATCCAACACCTGACCGATAAGATTTCCGGAATATTTGTCCCAGCTGTCCTCATCATTGCCATCGCCACCTTCATTATTTGGTACGTCCTTTTAGGGGCTAGCGGTGTACAGGCAATGCTATTTGCGGTGTCGGTCGTTGTAATTGCCTGCCCCTGTGCTCTTGGCTTGGCAACACCCACTGCACTGATGGTGGGAACCGGCCGGGCAGCCAAAATGGGTGTCCTGATTAAAAATGGTGAGGCATTAGAAACGGTAAACGATATTAAGACGATTATTTTTGATAAAACGGGGACCATCACTGAAGGGAAACCACGGGTTACTGATATTGTTGGACCTAAGCGGCAGGTACTGGAAGTTGCGGCAAGCCTGGAAGCAGCGTCTGAACACCCCTTGGCTTCGGCGGTTATGCAGCGCGCAAGTGACGAAGGCATCCAGCCTCAAGCGGTCACCAATTTTCAAGCTATTGAAGGTAAGGGGGTTGCCGCTGAGTTGGCTGGACAACCGGCCTTTGTCGGTAGTAATAAGTTATCGGTAGATTACCAAGTTAGTTCCGAACTAAAGCAGCGCTTAAGTAAATTGCAAGCTGAAGCCAAAACGGTTATTCAAGTTGGCTTGAACCAGCAAGTGATTGGCCTACTGGCAATTCAAGATGTTCCTAAAACCAATGCTAAGCAGGCAATTGCTAATTTGAAGGTCCAGGGCTTGAGGACAGTGATGCTCACTGGTGACAACGAGCGAGTTGCGCAATCAATCGCTCAAGACGTCGGAATTGATGACGTAATTGCCAACGTTTTGCCAAACGAAAAGGCTCATTACGTTGAAAAATTTCAAAAAGCGGGCAAGGTTGCCTTTGTTGGGGACGGTATTAACGATGCCCCCGCGTTAACAACTGCTGATGTTGGGATTGCAATGGGTTCGGGAACGGACATTGCAATTGATTCCGGTAGTATTGTCCTGGTCCAAAACGACTTGCGTGGGGTCGTTCGTGCCCTGGAGATGAGCAGGAAGACATTTAACCGGATTAAGTTGAATCTCTTCTGGGCCCTTATCTACAACGTAATTGGAATCCCAATTGCCGCTGGTGTCTTCGTTAGCTTAGGTTGGATCCTGAGTCCCGAGATTGCGGCCCTTGCAATGGCCTTCAGTTCGGTCTCCGTTGTTAGTTCCTCATTACTATTAAATAAGGCTAGGATTGAATAG
- a CDS encoding transposase codes for MNQLSLNIPTAYEPELNHPARYINRLVESLALRRPNIMGRPREYDPRMLLKLVLLAYSYGIISSRKIERFARENIIAMSLTQEQRPTYRTIARFIVSQELEDMIQSSFKEFHDYLKAQGMIDEASFIDGTKILANANKFSFVWKKRTIKYRELNVEKAQKLIREIKQAEVKIDVDEDSFDIDQLDTIIALLEQRIEELNQRVAETAKVSPNPVKQERRHAKKYLHALDHCRQKHLEYQAQSQIAGQRNSYSKTDHDATFMRLKEDPMRNGQTKPAYNLQIMTSSQYVLGYELMQNPTDTRTLIPFLSHLAQNEVLGREIVADAGYGSERNYKYIEDELSDCTALIPYSTMIKENSRKWRSDDRKVMNWEYHEADDFYVNPQGVRFNFKRYAY; via the coding sequence ATGAATCAACTTAGTTTGAACATACCTACTGCTTATGAACCTGAGTTAAATCATCCAGCACGTTATATTAATCGGCTGGTTGAAAGCTTAGCGCTGCGGCGACCCAATATTATGGGTCGACCAAGAGAGTATGATCCACGAATGCTGTTAAAGTTAGTTTTACTGGCTTACAGCTATGGTATCATTTCCTCTAGGAAAATTGAACGCTTTGCTCGTGAAAACATTATTGCGATGTCGTTGACTCAAGAACAGCGCCCAACCTACCGCACCATTGCTCGCTTCATTGTCTCCCAAGAATTGGAAGATATGATTCAGAGTAGTTTCAAGGAATTTCATGACTATTTAAAGGCTCAGGGAATGATCGATGAGGCTTCATTCATTGATGGCACTAAGATTTTAGCTAACGCAAATAAGTTTTCCTTTGTTTGGAAGAAACGCACCATTAAGTATCGCGAATTAAACGTTGAAAAGGCTCAAAAACTAATTCGTGAAATTAAGCAAGCAGAAGTTAAGATTGATGTTGATGAAGATAGCTTTGACATTGATCAACTTGATACGATTATTGCCTTACTTGAACAACGGATTGAAGAGTTAAACCAACGGGTGGCCGAAACCGCAAAGGTTTCGCCCAATCCGGTCAAGCAGGAACGACGTCATGCCAAAAAGTATCTCCATGCTTTAGACCATTGTCGTCAAAAGCATCTTGAATACCAAGCCCAATCGCAGATTGCTGGCCAACGTAATAGCTATTCCAAAACCGATCATGACGCTACTTTTATGCGTTTAAAGGAAGATCCGATGCGTAATGGTCAAACAAAGCCAGCGTATAATCTTCAAATTATGACTAGCTCACAGTACGTGCTGGGTTATGAACTCATGCAGAACCCAACCGATACTAGAACCTTAATCCCATTCTTATCTCATCTCGCCCAGAACGAAGTTTTGGGGCGAGAAATTGTTGCCGATGCTGGTTACGGATCAGAACGCAATTATAAGTATATCGAAGATGAGCTATCTGATTGTACAGCTTTAATTCCTTACAGCACCATGATTAAAGAGAATAGCCGTAAGTGGCGTTCTGATGATCGAAAAGTAATGAACTGGGAATATCATGAGGCTGATGACTTTTATGTAAACCCACAGGGCGTCCGATTCAACTTTAAACGATACGCATACTGA
- a CDS encoding IS982 family transposase, translating into MNLLKSNHYCHHLQVNFAQLNRTCHRWYKLYAPKKLVQRPNINQVKVDDSTLIALLICQTQLGIESQRRFCMILVSSISRSRFNRRTRQLLPLLSLIRRKLNQDVDLHGQFLIIDSFPVPVCHPVRNYRAKIFRGSTDIGYNATKKQYYYGFKVHMIVSSDGYLLNYIVTKASVHDSKVAEELILNTMPLEHFLLADVGYVSRQLHTDLVSDGYELWTPFRQNMAGAKKHNSRILKAIRRTIETDFSLLKYYNAENNRARSLAGFQERLEVAILASNMEYCLEKFH; encoded by the coding sequence TTGAACCTTCTTAAGTCTAACCACTATTGCCATCATTTACAAGTTAATTTTGCTCAATTAAACCGTACCTGCCATCGCTGGTATAAGCTTTATGCACCTAAAAAGCTCGTTCAACGACCGAACATCAACCAAGTTAAAGTTGATGATAGTACCCTAATAGCCCTTCTGATTTGCCAAACTCAGTTAGGAATCGAATCGCAACGACGCTTTTGTATGATCTTGGTGAGCTCCATTTCTCGGTCACGTTTCAACCGTCGCACTCGCCAATTACTACCGTTACTCAGTTTAATTAGGCGAAAGCTAAACCAAGATGTTGATTTACATGGACAATTCCTAATTATTGATAGCTTTCCAGTACCAGTTTGTCATCCAGTTCGCAATTATCGAGCCAAGATTTTTCGGGGAAGTACTGATATTGGCTATAACGCTACGAAAAAACAGTATTACTATGGGTTTAAAGTCCACATGATTGTTAGTAGTGATGGTTACTTGCTCAACTACATCGTTACTAAAGCTTCTGTCCATGATAGTAAGGTCGCCGAAGAATTAATCTTAAACACTATGCCACTTGAGCACTTTTTATTAGCAGATGTTGGCTATGTTAGCCGTCAGCTTCATACCGACCTAGTTAGTGATGGCTATGAGCTTTGGACTCCATTTCGTCAAAACATGGCTGGCGCTAAGAAGCATAATTCACGAATCCTAAAAGCAATTCGCCGAACGATTGAGACCGACTTTTCGTTATTAAAATACTATAATGCCGAAAATAATCGTGCGCGAAGTTTAGCAGGCTTTCAAGAACGGTTAGAAGTGGCAATTTTAGCATCTAATATGGAGTATTGTCTAGAAAAGTTTCACTAG
- a CDS encoding metal-sulfur cluster assembly factor, with protein MAADQNTGAPFSPVENRVMTALQSVIDPELGVDIVNLGLIYDVHVNKQCLCVIKMTLTTMGCPVSNMLSQQIIEQTLAVKGVNKCKIDLVWQPQWNPDMMTRYAKIALGIHS; from the coding sequence ATGGCAGCAGATCAAAATACTGGCGCACCATTTTCACCGGTTGAAAACCGGGTCATGACCGCTTTGCAATCTGTAATTGATCCAGAGTTAGGCGTCGATATTGTTAACTTAGGATTGATTTATGATGTTCATGTTAATAAACAATGTTTATGTGTGATTAAGATGACGTTAACTACCATGGGATGTCCGGTTAGCAATATGTTAAGTCAGCAAATAATTGAACAAACCCTTGCGGTCAAAGGGGTCAACAAGTGTAAGATTGATCTCGTTTGGCAGCCACAGTGGAATCCAGATATGATGACCCGCTACGCAAAGATTGCCCTTGGCATTCACTCGTAG